The DNA segment GATCACCCTGGCCCCACAACCGCGGGTGATCCTTGCCGACGGCACGGTGCTCGACACCGCAAAGAGCACGTCGCCGACCGCTCTCACGTTTCCGACCCCGGCCCCGACCCCCATGACACCGTCCTCAGCGCAGGTAGGCCAGTTCCGGGTGCAGAGCAGCGGTGCGCCGACGCCGACGTACGCACCCGGGTTTGAGGCCGCACTTGCCGCCGCCGGGCTCCTCGGCGCCGGAATCGCGGTGCTTGCCAGGCGGAGGAGGTAGGATGGAACCGGAGGAAGGCCTCACGGCATGGAGGGTCTACCTCTACGCCGTCTCGTTCATCGCGCTCATCGTCGCGATCCTGGGTGCCGTGAACCTCATCGCCGTCGCAATCGAGGTCTTCGTCTACCCGCCGCCCCAGCCCTACCCGGTGTCGCAGTACTACCCCGAACTTCCCGGGAGCGTGGCGCAGGTCGCGGTGGGGCTCATTGTCTGGGGGTATCACTGGATGCTGCTCAAAAAAGAGCACTGAAAGGGATTTACCGTTGCCGGAGGGATCTCGCGGCAACCAGCAGTCCCGCAATCGCCCCCGCCGCACCGAATCCGGGGAGCGGGGTGGGCGATGTCTCCGCCGGGAGGGAGGAGGCATAGGGTGCCGGCTGCACCCGGGTGTAGACGTGAACCGTCCCTCCCGGCGGCGGCAGGGGCGGGAACTGGTGCCGCGACATCGTCCCTCTCTCCTTATCTCTGAAGACGAACTCTTCCGGAGGCGGGAGCGTGGTGTTCACCGCGACCCGGAGGGTGCCGCCCTCGACGACGCCCGCGAACGCGTTGTCGATGTAGACATCCTCCCCGTCAGCGCCGTAGATCAGGTACCAGCCGGTCTCGTTCACCTCCGCGCCCGGGATGGGCTGTTCGACCTGACAGAACTGCGGGAAGAGGTCGATCGTCTCCCCGGCGGCCGGGGCCCGTTCGATGAACCCGGTATACATCAGGCGCTCTCCATCACGGATGGTATACTCCCGTGCGGGCGGGGCCGCCGGGTCCACCGCCACGGCAAGTTCGGTATCGGCGATCGTCCCCCTGAACCCGCCGTCGAAGGAGACCTCCACGCCGTCGCCGTTGAACCAGTGGACGACGTACCGCCCGGCATCGTCCTCCCCGGCCGCTGCCGCCGGGAGAGCCGCGGCAAGGAGAAGGATGCACGCGAGACAGACGGTTCTCGTCGCACCTCCGGCTGAATGATACATGAAAGGGTACATGAAAGAAGAGGGGAGAGGGCACTATATATCGTTTCTGTGCCGTCCATCTACCGATCGGGTGCCCCCTGTCATCATAAACTCTGCGCCACGCCGTAGACGGTTCCGTTCCACTCGCAAAGGGCATACTTCGCGAGGATCCGCCGCATCTCCTCCGTGGATATGCGGAGCGAACTGTACTTCGCGTGATCCTTTCCTGCCGGGCAGTACGCGGAACGGGGGTCGAGCCAGAGGAGTGCGTCGAACAGGGGGCCTTTCGAGACCAGGACAGGTTTCTCATCGAGAATCAGCGCGCCGAGCGCCGGGTGATCCCGAAAGTCGGCTTTTGTGAGGGGCGTCACGGAAGCGGCGTCCACGGTGCCTCCCCGGGGAGACGCGCCAAGGCTTGTCTCGTCAATCAGGTTGACCCAGTGGAAGGACCCGAGACCGATGACGCACAGGATGACGAGGACGACAAGCGCCCCGAAGAACGGGCCCCTCCCCCATTCCAGATCTTCCGCCGTTTTACCCGGTCGTCCGTTTCCTTCCATCCTACACCACCGCCCGCGGCCCTAAGACCGCTGCTGCCGTTTTCCGTGGAAGAGACTGGGCCGCCGGGGTATATGAGGATTACGCGGCCGAAGGGAAGGGCCGGGGCCCTATTCCCTCTCACCCTCAAACCGCCACCCCCCGTTCGGCACGGTGATCTCGAACCGTGCCCCCTTGCCAAAGACCCCCGTCTCCCGGATCGTCATCCCGGTGATCCCGAGGATCCCCGCGACCAGGAA comes from the Methanoculleus marisnigri JR1 genome and includes:
- a CDS encoding DUF5671 domain-containing protein codes for the protein MEPEEGLTAWRVYLYAVSFIALIVAILGAVNLIAVAIEVFVYPPPQPYPVSQYYPELPGSVAQVAVGLIVWGYHWMLLKKEH